In the Pseudanabaena sp. PCC 7367 genome, one interval contains:
- a CDS encoding phospholipid carrier-dependent glycosyltransferase — MIAENTIQTKQPRSPFNWDQRLLIGSLVIFAIALGLRLWHLDTIEYPVFDEVYFPKHAEEYLTATPFRDGHPPLAKYLIAVTIMALGHNPWGYRLASAIVGAIIPLLAIGVAYRFSGKWRLALITGALTVTDGLFLVESRFGLINVFLVAFGLAALVLSLAALERKGITRTLYLTSAGIMLGASAAAKWNGLGFWLMSLVLVALVWVNSWLKPELCQDLGILDKIKTLDWWQYLLWLAIAPALFYELQWLPHIILYAPTLDIAQLRDNPNIANWLVYTWRSFVAFNQDIWDYNHNSAVMGMNSHPYCSSWLSWPIASRPIGYYYHYVEETKHVIDVHAIGNPVLWWFSTLAIITLTAQGLRRFRAMDAYVLIGYSANYLPWLLVSRCLFIYHYMSAAVFSFMALAILLDRLLPEGVSQKAGLAESAESAELMIETNIETQTEQNAGEITDPQLIDQKNPNKSNLMDLLLKLWARVRNVRSQWWRYGAFAIIILAVVGTQIFFMPIWLGIDISFEAFYHRMWSRYVPLNWFNWI; from the coding sequence ATGATCGCCGAAAACACAATTCAAACTAAACAACCCCGATCGCCCTTTAACTGGGATCAACGATTATTAATCGGTAGCCTGGTGATCTTTGCGATCGCCCTGGGGCTGAGGCTCTGGCACCTTGATACGATTGAATATCCTGTATTTGATGAAGTATATTTCCCCAAACATGCCGAAGAATATTTAACCGCCACCCCCTTTCGGGATGGACATCCCCCCCTGGCAAAATACCTGATTGCCGTAACGATCATGGCATTGGGGCATAATCCCTGGGGCTATCGGCTGGCCAGTGCGATCGTCGGCGCAATTATTCCCCTGTTGGCGATCGGGGTGGCCTATCGTTTTAGTGGCAAATGGCGGCTGGCGCTAATTACTGGCGCTCTCACCGTCACCGATGGTTTGTTCCTGGTAGAATCCCGGTTTGGCTTGATCAATGTTTTTCTGGTGGCATTTGGCCTGGCGGCTCTGGTTCTGTCCCTGGCCGCTCTGGAGCGCAAAGGCATAACTCGCACTCTCTACTTAACTAGTGCGGGAATTATGCTGGGGGCAAGTGCGGCGGCAAAATGGAATGGCCTGGGCTTCTGGTTAATGAGTCTGGTATTGGTGGCGCTAGTGTGGGTGAATAGTTGGCTGAAGCCGGAACTCTGTCAAGATCTGGGCATTCTGGACAAAATCAAAACCCTGGATTGGTGGCAATATTTACTCTGGTTGGCGATCGCTCCGGCTTTGTTCTATGAACTGCAATGGCTACCGCATATTATTTTGTATGCTCCCACCCTGGATATTGCCCAACTCAGGGATAATCCCAATATTGCTAACTGGTTGGTTTATACCTGGCGATCGTTTGTGGCTTTTAACCAGGATATTTGGGACTATAACCACAACAGCGCCGTGATGGGGATGAACTCCCACCCCTATTGTTCAAGCTGGCTATCCTGGCCGATCGCCAGCCGTCCGATCGGTTATTACTATCACTACGTCGAAGAGACAAAGCATGTTATTGATGTCCATGCGATCGGCAATCCGGTTTTGTGGTGGTTTTCAACCCTGGCCATAATTACCCTGACTGCGCAGGGCTTGCGCCGTTTTCGGGCAATGGATGCCTATGTCCTGATTGGCTATAGCGCTAATTATTTGCCCTGGTTGCTGGTGTCGCGCTGTTTATTTATTTATCACTACATGAGCGCGGCGGTGTTTAGTTTCATGGCGCTGGCGATCTTGCTCGATCGATTGCTGCCTGAGGGTGTTAGTCAAAAGGCTGGATTGGCTGAATCTGCCGAATCTGCCGAATTAATGATTGAGACGAATATTGAAACGCAAACTGAGCAGAACGCTGGGGAAATTACTGATCCACAGCTTATTGATCAAAAGAATCCAAATAAGTCTAACTTGATGGATTTATTGCTAAAGCTATGGGCAAGAGTGCGAAATGTACGATCGCAATGGTGGCGCTATGGCGCATTTGCCATAATTATTCTGGCGGTGGTGGGTACGCAAATTTTCTTTATGCCGATCTGGTTGGGAATTGATATTTCGTTCGAGGCTTTTTACCACCGGATGTGGTCGCGGTATGTGCCCCTGAACTGGTTTAACTGGATTTAG